From Methylomonas sp. EFPC3, a single genomic window includes:
- the ilvA gene encoding threonine ammonia-lyase, biosynthetic, with protein sequence MLNYIEKILRARVYDVAEETPLDYAPTLSERVNNRVYLKREDLQPVFSFKLRGAYNKIASLTPERTANGVIAASAGNHAQGVALAAKRLGIKALIVMPKTTPEIKVKSVKARGAKAVLHGDSYDDAYAHAMELAAEKGMTFIHPYDDPDVIAGQGTVAMEILRQRNGEIHAIFVPVGGGGLIAGIAAYVKFVRPEIKVIAVEPDDADCLNQALRAGERVVLEQVGLFADGVAVKQIGAEPFRIARQFVDEVVTVGTDEICAAIKDIFDDTRSVAEPAGALAVAGLKKYAELNGLQQQTLIAIDSGANINFDRLRYVAERTQVGEHREILLAVAIPESPGSFLKFCKALGKRNITEFNYRYFDPAMAQVFVGISSSGAETDRQQLLEHLAAEGFAVTDMTGNELAKDHIRYMVGGHAPYDVKERVYSLQFPERPGALLKFLMALGSQWNISLFHYRNHGAAFGKVLIGLQLGDAEAVHFEQCLNALQLLYRQETGNPAYRLFAGGAST encoded by the coding sequence ATGCTGAATTACATAGAAAAAATATTGCGGGCCCGGGTTTACGACGTGGCCGAGGAAACCCCGCTGGACTATGCGCCGACCTTGTCCGAGCGGGTCAACAACCGGGTCTATCTGAAGCGCGAGGACCTGCAGCCGGTGTTTTCGTTCAAGCTGCGCGGCGCGTATAACAAAATTGCGTCGTTGACGCCGGAGCGGACCGCCAACGGCGTGATCGCCGCCTCGGCCGGCAATCATGCCCAGGGCGTCGCGTTGGCGGCGAAACGGCTCGGCATCAAAGCCTTGATCGTGATGCCGAAAACCACGCCGGAAATCAAAGTCAAATCGGTCAAGGCGCGCGGCGCCAAAGCCGTGTTGCACGGCGACTCCTACGACGACGCCTACGCTCACGCCATGGAATTGGCCGCCGAGAAAGGCATGACCTTCATCCACCCTTACGACGACCCGGACGTAATCGCCGGCCAGGGCACGGTGGCGATGGAAATTTTGCGCCAGCGCAACGGCGAGATTCACGCCATCTTCGTGCCGGTCGGCGGCGGCGGCTTGATTGCCGGCATCGCCGCCTACGTCAAATTCGTGCGGCCGGAGATCAAAGTTATCGCGGTCGAGCCTGACGACGCCGATTGCCTGAATCAGGCCTTACGCGCCGGTGAGCGGGTGGTGTTGGAGCAGGTCGGCCTATTCGCCGACGGCGTCGCGGTCAAGCAAATCGGCGCGGAACCGTTTCGGATTGCGCGCCAGTTCGTCGACGAGGTGGTTACGGTCGGCACCGACGAAATCTGCGCGGCGATCAAGGACATTTTCGACGATACCCGCTCGGTGGCCGAGCCGGCCGGCGCCTTGGCCGTGGCCGGCCTGAAAAAATACGCCGAACTGAACGGTTTGCAGCAACAAACCCTGATCGCGATCGACAGCGGCGCCAACATCAATTTCGACCGGCTGCGCTATGTTGCCGAGCGGACCCAGGTCGGCGAGCATCGCGAGATTTTGCTGGCGGTGGCCATTCCCGAGTCGCCCGGCAGTTTCCTGAAATTCTGTAAAGCGCTGGGCAAACGCAACATCACCGAGTTCAATTACCGTTATTTCGACCCGGCCATGGCCCAGGTCTTCGTCGGCATCAGCAGTAGCGGCGCCGAGACCGACCGGCAGCAATTGCTGGAGCATTTGGCCGCAGAAGGCTTTGCCGTGACCGATATGACCGGTAACGAATTGGCCAAGGACCACATCCGGTACATGGTCGGCGGCCATGCACCCTACGATGTCAAAGAACGGGTTTACAGTCTGCAATTTCCGGAGCGGCCCGGCGCCTTGCTGAAGTTTTTGATGGCGTTGGGCAGCCAATGGAATATCAGCCTGTTCCATTACCGCAACCACGGCGCCGCATTCGGCAAGGTGTTGATCGGCTTGCAGCTCGGCGATGCGGAAGCGGTGCATTTCGAACAATGCCTGAACGCGTTGCAACTGCTTTACCGGCAGGAGACCGGGAACCCGGCCTACCGCTTGTTTGCCGGCGGTGCTTCGACTTAG
- the ppk2 gene encoding polyphosphate kinase 2, whose product MSKKHQKQAEAPDYKDVLHELQVELVKLQNHIIKHGDKILILFEGRDAGGKDGAIKRIIQHLSPREIRVVALGKPSDRDNSTWYFQRYTAHLPAAQELVLFNRSWYNRAGVERVMGFCSDDEYHEFIETVSHYEQLLVRSGIKLLKYYLDISKGEQKKRLGQRQKDPLKQWKISPIDKEAQKHWQAYSEARNIMFARTHHLSAPWTIVKADDKKLARINLIKDLLFRLDYKGKNEALVLPDADIVFSYEESYLHNGMIAP is encoded by the coding sequence ATGAGCAAAAAACACCAAAAACAGGCCGAGGCACCCGATTACAAGGACGTGCTACACGAATTGCAGGTGGAACTGGTCAAGCTGCAAAATCACATCATCAAGCACGGCGACAAGATTTTGATTTTGTTCGAGGGTCGCGACGCCGGCGGCAAGGATGGCGCCATCAAGCGCATCATCCAGCATCTCAGTCCGCGCGAAATCCGGGTGGTTGCGTTGGGCAAGCCGTCCGACCGCGACAACAGTACCTGGTATTTTCAACGCTATACCGCGCATTTGCCGGCGGCGCAGGAGTTGGTCCTGTTCAACCGCAGTTGGTACAACCGGGCCGGGGTGGAGCGGGTCATGGGCTTTTGCAGCGACGACGAATACCACGAGTTCATCGAAACGGTTTCGCATTACGAGCAACTGCTGGTGCGCTCCGGCATCAAGTTGCTGAAGTATTACCTGGACATCAGCAAAGGCGAACAAAAAAAACGTCTGGGCCAACGCCAGAAAGACCCGTTAAAACAATGGAAAATCAGCCCGATCGACAAGGAAGCGCAAAAGCACTGGCAAGCCTACAGCGAGGCGCGCAACATCATGTTCGCCAGAACCCACCACTTATCGGCGCCGTGGACCATCGTCAAAGCCGACGACAAAAAACTGGCCAGAATCAATTTGATCAAGGATTTGCTGTTCCGGCTGGACTACAAAGGCAAGAACGAAGCACTGGTGTTGCCGGACGCCGATATCGTGTTCAGTTACGAAGAAAGTTATCTGCACAACGGCATGATTGCGCCGTGA